The following coding sequences lie in one Microvirga sp. 17 mud 1-3 genomic window:
- a CDS encoding ATP-dependent RecD-like DNA helicase, translating to MNLMIRAPQADQRPVLETLAGSVERVTFHNAENGFAVLKVHTRGKRDLVTVVGHTPAVSAGEWITASGIWISDRTHGLQFKAEVLKTTPPTGAEGIEKYLASGQMRGIGPAMAKRIVAAFGVDTFEIIEASPDRLTEISGIGPWRASKIVAGWAEQKAVREIMIFLHAHGVGTARAMRIFKTYGYEAIQVMTEDPYRLAKDVRGIGFKTADAIAAKLGMEKTAPQRIRAGISFALQTATDEGHCALPVEALTRLAVQLLEVDGALIRTAILDEVSKGEVVSDTIGGEACLFLKGLHLSEQAIASRLAERASGPPPWPEIDLDKAIPWLESRTGKTLAASQREALKLVLGSKVAVVTGGPGVGKTTLLDTILRLLVAKGIKVALTAPTGRAAKRMTEQTGLEAKTIHRLLEIDPKHGGFSRNEQNPLDCDLLVVDETSMVDVPLMNALTKAIPSRSSLLLVGDVDQLPSVGPGQVLADIIASDRIPVARLTEVFRQAAESRIVVNAHRINHGQMPEPPKSGEGSDFYFIGINEPEQGVGKIIEMVRDRIPKRFGLNPIKDIQVLCPMNRGVLGARNLNIELQRVLNPDPPATVERFGWRFSPGDRVMETQNDYDREVFNGDLGTVVRIDDEEGALIASFDGREVSYPFGELDTLVPAYATTIHKSQGSEYPAVIIPVVTQHYTMLARNLLYTGVTRGKRLVVVVGQKKAVAMAVRGGTIKRRWTKLREWLAAS from the coding sequence ATGAACCTTATGATACGAGCGCCACAGGCAGACCAAAGACCTGTTTTAGAGACCCTCGCAGGTTCGGTGGAGCGCGTCACTTTCCACAATGCCGAGAATGGCTTCGCCGTCCTCAAGGTCCATACGCGGGGCAAACGGGATCTTGTGACAGTCGTCGGGCACACCCCTGCTGTTTCCGCAGGCGAGTGGATCACGGCCAGTGGTATCTGGATCTCTGACCGCACGCATGGGCTCCAGTTTAAGGCTGAGGTCCTCAAGACCACCCCGCCCACCGGGGCAGAGGGGATCGAGAAATACCTCGCCTCGGGTCAGATGCGCGGCATCGGACCGGCCATGGCGAAACGGATCGTTGCGGCCTTTGGCGTCGATACCTTCGAGATCATCGAGGCGAGCCCTGACCGGCTGACGGAGATTTCCGGCATCGGCCCCTGGCGAGCCTCGAAGATTGTGGCGGGCTGGGCCGAGCAGAAGGCAGTGCGGGAGATCATGATCTTTCTGCACGCCCATGGGGTCGGCACGGCGCGGGCCATGCGCATTTTCAAAACCTATGGCTATGAGGCCATCCAGGTCATGACCGAAGATCCGTACCGTTTGGCCAAGGATGTGCGCGGGATCGGGTTCAAGACGGCGGATGCCATTGCGGCCAAGCTCGGAATGGAAAAAACCGCCCCGCAACGTATCCGCGCCGGAATCTCCTTCGCGCTTCAGACTGCAACCGACGAGGGACATTGCGCTCTGCCGGTTGAGGCGCTCACCCGACTGGCCGTGCAATTGCTGGAAGTGGACGGAGCCTTGATCCGAACGGCCATCTTAGACGAGGTATCCAAAGGAGAAGTCGTCTCAGATACCATCGGCGGCGAGGCGTGTCTGTTCCTCAAGGGCCTTCATCTATCTGAACAGGCCATTGCCTCACGGCTAGCCGAACGAGCCTCCGGCCCACCGCCGTGGCCCGAAATCGACCTCGACAAAGCTATTCCCTGGCTGGAGAGCCGTACGGGCAAGACTCTGGCGGCTTCCCAGCGCGAGGCGCTGAAGCTGGTGCTCGGCTCCAAGGTGGCGGTGGTGACCGGCGGCCCCGGCGTCGGCAAGACCACCCTTCTCGATACCATCCTTCGGCTCCTCGTCGCCAAGGGTATCAAAGTCGCGCTGACGGCTCCTACCGGTCGCGCAGCGAAGCGCATGACCGAGCAGACTGGGCTGGAAGCCAAGACCATCCACCGCCTGCTGGAGATCGATCCAAAGCATGGCGGCTTCTCACGCAATGAACAGAATCCGCTCGACTGCGATCTGCTGGTAGTGGACGAGACTTCGATGGTCGATGTGCCGCTGATGAATGCGCTCACCAAGGCCATTCCGAGTCGCTCCAGTCTGCTCCTGGTCGGCGACGTAGACCAGTTGCCTTCTGTTGGACCTGGACAAGTTTTGGCTGACATCATTGCCTCGGATCGTATTCCGGTCGCGCGTCTCACGGAGGTATTCCGGCAGGCGGCGGAAAGTCGGATTGTCGTGAATGCCCACCGGATCAACCACGGTCAGATGCCCGAGCCGCCCAAGTCTGGGGAGGGAAGCGACTTCTATTTCATTGGGATTAACGAACCCGAGCAAGGCGTTGGGAAGATCATAGAGATGGTCAGGGATCGGATTCCCAAACGATTTGGGCTTAATCCGATCAAGGACATCCAAGTGCTCTGTCCCATGAACCGTGGTGTTCTCGGAGCCCGCAATCTCAACATCGAACTCCAGCGTGTTCTCAACCCCGACCCTCCCGCGACGGTCGAACGGTTCGGCTGGCGATTTTCGCCCGGTGACCGGGTGATGGAAACCCAGAACGACTACGACCGGGAAGTTTTCAATGGCGACCTGGGTACAGTGGTGCGGATCGACGACGAGGAGGGGGCGCTAATCGCTTCATTCGACGGGCGAGAGGTCTCATATCCATTTGGCGAACTCGACACCTTGGTGCCCGCCTATGCGACGACGATCCACAAGTCTCAGGGCTCCGAGTACCCTGCTGTCATTATTCCGGTCGTGACACAGCATTACACGATGCTGGCTCGGAATCTGCTCTATACCGGCGTGACCCGTGGCAAGCGGCTCGTTGTAGTTGTCGGCCAGAAGAAGGCTGTGGCTATGGCCGTTCGGGGCGGGACTATCAAGCGGCGCTGGACCAAGCTGCGGGAGTGGCTAGCAGCTTCATGA
- a CDS encoding DNA methyltransferase, producing MILKATAEKAGIDLATVRNLENNKGTVTSLISVLHGLDHRFATQSNDIGLGSWLRERRKSVRYSQQRLACETGLSKPTIGQIERGQGHIDSLSRVMAVLGLPFALRAAEAAVEALAPLEPQVHVHIGDCLNVLKSFPENTFSTCITSPPYFQQRDYGVSGQIGHEETPEEYISRLVEVFREIRRVLRKDGTLWLNLGDAMQRVGASGGLKRKNLLGLPWRIAWALQEDGWRLRQDIIINKKNPLPEPVRDRFVRSHEYMFLLCKSEKYVFDVAAVRERGATMRPGSPQRDTRETHGVVSGGNTGLNAAKERMRQELETNGFVTRNKRSVWTVSTGSQRHGHFATFPEEQVEPCILAGCPEGGTVIDPFGGSGTTGLVAKRLGRHAVLIEINPEYADIAQRRCAVSQVAPEDGTTP from the coding sequence TTGATTCTTAAGGCCACGGCGGAGAAGGCTGGAATTGATCTCGCCACTGTCAGGAACTTAGAGAACAACAAAGGTACAGTTACGTCGTTGATCTCGGTTCTTCATGGGCTCGATCACCGGTTTGCAACACAGTCGAACGATATAGGATTGGGATCGTGGCTGAGGGAAAGGCGGAAATCGGTGCGATATTCCCAGCAGCGGCTTGCTTGCGAAACGGGGCTCTCAAAGCCAACCATTGGCCAAATCGAGCGAGGTCAGGGGCATATCGATAGCTTGTCCCGCGTAATGGCTGTTCTTGGTCTGCCGTTTGCCCTTCGCGCGGCTGAGGCTGCCGTGGAGGCGCTCGCTCCGCTTGAGCCGCAGGTCCATGTTCACATTGGTGACTGCCTCAACGTGCTGAAATCTTTTCCGGAAAACACCTTCAGCACGTGCATCACCAGTCCACCGTATTTCCAACAGCGGGACTATGGCGTGTCAGGGCAGATCGGGCATGAGGAAACCCCAGAGGAATACATCAGCCGCTTGGTCGAAGTATTCCGCGAGATCCGGCGCGTGCTGCGCAAAGACGGCACACTCTGGCTCAACCTCGGCGATGCCATGCAAAGAGTGGGGGCATCCGGAGGGCTCAAGCGCAAGAACCTTCTCGGGCTTCCCTGGCGCATCGCCTGGGCTCTCCAAGAGGATGGCTGGCGTCTACGTCAAGACATCATCATCAACAAGAAGAACCCCTTGCCGGAGCCGGTAAGGGATCGCTTCGTCCGCTCTCACGAGTATATGTTCCTGCTCTGCAAGTCGGAGAAGTACGTGTTCGACGTAGCGGCCGTCCGTGAACGCGGGGCTACGATGAGACCCGGCTCGCCTCAGCGAGACACCCGAGAAACCCATGGTGTGGTGTCGGGTGGCAATACAGGTCTGAATGCCGCCAAGGAGAGGATGCGCCAAGAGCTTGAGACGAATGGTTTCGTGACCCGGAACAAACGATCTGTTTGGACGGTCTCAACCGGCTCTCAGCGTCATGGTCATTTTGCAACCTTTCCCGAGGAGCAAGTGGAGCCCTGTATCCTGGCGGGTTGTCCTGAAGGCGGCACAGTGATCGATCCTTTCGGCGGTTCCGGAACCACAGGGCTTGTTGCGAAGCGTCTCGGGCGGCATGCCGTCCTTATTGAGATCAATCCGGAGTATGCCGACATTGCGCAAAGACGCTGTGCGGTCTCTCAAGTGGCACCTGAAGATGGGACAACTCCTTAA
- a CDS encoding restriction endonuclease subunit S, with product MSRDHWTRLPFSKAVEINPKRAVKKGEKVPFVEMAALSTSGSKIQYLEQRVIASGGSRFQNGDTLFARITPCAENGKIGFVDCLPPGRAGAGSTEFIVFGPRNGVTEPKFVYHLARSKIVREPALGSMMGTTGRQRVPNSVFDEIEVPLPPLSEQRRIAEILSSVDEAIHATQAVIEQTRKVKQGALNRLLTKGMGHTRFKQTEIGEIPDGWSLTPLAAISAGKPKSGKSPSTSGSPTDIVSFSIAAVRDGEVTFKGNLKYVDISPSDAQPYMVRRGDILVVRGNANPDIVGSCGVVEEHPANCIYPDLLIRISPEAQVCHPDFLALVWNSDFCRNQIKSKAKSTNGTYKINQQDISSILLPLPPLEEQKLIIQQINALQVSSRLSKRQLAHLIQTKTALMSDLLTGRKRVLADLPMAAE from the coding sequence ATGTCGCGTGATCATTGGACGAGGCTCCCTTTCTCTAAAGCAGTCGAAATTAATCCGAAGAGAGCGGTAAAGAAGGGGGAGAAAGTTCCCTTTGTCGAAATGGCGGCACTGTCAACGTCTGGCTCGAAAATCCAGTATCTTGAACAGCGAGTAATAGCGAGCGGCGGCTCGCGCTTTCAGAATGGCGACACGCTTTTCGCCCGTATCACGCCCTGTGCAGAGAACGGAAAGATTGGATTCGTAGACTGCCTGCCGCCGGGTCGGGCTGGGGCAGGTTCGACTGAATTCATTGTTTTTGGCCCGCGGAATGGGGTTACCGAACCTAAATTCGTCTACCACCTAGCCCGAAGCAAGATCGTCAGGGAACCTGCCCTTGGCAGCATGATGGGTACAACCGGGCGACAGAGAGTGCCTAACTCGGTGTTTGATGAGATCGAAGTCCCGCTGCCCCCTCTCTCCGAGCAGCGCCGCATCGCGGAAATCCTCTCCAGCGTGGACGAGGCCATTCACGCGACGCAGGCAGTCATCGAGCAGACGCGCAAGGTCAAGCAGGGTGCCCTAAATCGCCTACTGACCAAAGGCATGGGTCATACTCGGTTCAAGCAGACAGAGATTGGGGAGATACCGGATGGCTGGAGTTTGACGCCATTAGCAGCCATCAGCGCCGGAAAACCTAAAAGCGGGAAGTCGCCGAGCACATCAGGTAGTCCGACCGACATTGTGAGTTTCTCCATTGCGGCTGTCAGAGATGGTGAGGTAACGTTCAAGGGAAATCTGAAATATGTAGATATCTCACCAAGTGATGCCCAACCATACATGGTCCGCCGTGGCGATATCCTTGTGGTCCGAGGGAATGCAAATCCAGACATTGTTGGAAGCTGTGGTGTCGTGGAAGAGCACCCGGCAAATTGCATTTATCCAGACCTTTTGATCCGAATCTCACCCGAAGCACAAGTATGCCATCCAGATTTCTTAGCTCTTGTCTGGAATAGTGATTTTTGCCGGAATCAGATTAAGTCAAAGGCCAAGTCAACAAACGGGACCTACAAAATTAACCAGCAGGATATTTCGTCCATTCTGCTTCCATTACCTCCTCTCGAAGAGCAAAAGCTGATCATCCAGCAAATCAACGCCTTGCAGGTATCTTCAAGACTTTCCAAACGCCAATTGGCGCATTTAATCCAAACAAAGACGGCTCTGATGTCCGACCTCCTCACTGGCCGCAAACGGGTCTTAGCCGACCTCCCCATGGCCGCAGAGTAA
- a CDS encoding M48 family metallopeptidase, translating to MPVLTVGTTEIPYTLRRSQKARSARITVTPEAVEVVVPEAASDSEITELLHRRREWLVEQTRHMADRIAATPKVFRFASGAKVPYRGRLMRLTVEPSDGTLVEVSFRNGFIIRCPRSIPETSRDTLIETALRLWLRKRLREDVMAIVRQHGEPNGLKPRRVEIKDQKHLWGSCGQDRVVNLNWHLIFAPKAVLEYAVVHELCHLRHRTHDRAFWGLVGSILPDWEAKKAWLEQNEHFLTLQRVEPNL from the coding sequence ATGCCGGTTCTGACGGTCGGCACGACGGAAATCCCTTACACGCTCCGCCGCTCGCAAAAGGCCAGGAGCGCTCGGATTACGGTGACTCCTGAAGCGGTCGAGGTCGTCGTTCCGGAGGCGGCCTCGGATAGTGAGATCACCGAACTGCTGCACCGCCGCCGGGAATGGCTGGTCGAGCAGACCCGCCACATGGCGGATCGCATCGCCGCCACACCGAAGGTTTTCCGGTTCGCCAGCGGGGCCAAGGTTCCCTATCGCGGAAGGCTGATGCGGCTGACGGTCGAGCCTTCGGACGGAACGCTTGTCGAGGTTTCTTTCCGCAACGGGTTCATCATCCGCTGCCCCCGGAGCATTCCGGAAACGTCGCGGGACACACTTATTGAGACCGCCCTGCGCCTGTGGCTGCGCAAGCGCCTTCGCGAGGACGTGATGGCCATCGTCCGGCAGCACGGTGAGCCAAATGGGCTGAAGCCCCGGCGCGTCGAGATCAAGGATCAGAAGCACCTCTGGGGAAGCTGTGGCCAAGATCGGGTGGTAAACCTGAACTGGCACCTGATCTTCGCGCCCAAAGCCGTGCTCGAATATGCCGTCGTCCACGAACTGTGCCACCTGCGCCACCGTACCCACGACCGCGCATTTTGGGGTCTGGTTGGGTCAATCCTGCCAGATTGGGAGGCGAAGAAGGCTTGGTTGGAGCAAAACGAACATTTCCTGACGCTGCAAAGGGTTGAGCCGAATCTATGA
- a CDS encoding type I restriction endonuclease subunit R encodes MAGMEWHLAEQPTIECLNGMGYAFVSPADHPSLRDGDNQVLFRPHLIAALQRINGVSEADAQAAYAELASVSGNEAWLSILRGNFSRVVQGEATHRTLRVIDFLNPQNNLFTVTHQFRVKAEKTRVADMVIHVNGIPLVVIECKSPINAKDKTGEAFEQIKQYEQDIPRLFLSNGFNIVTDGTNCLYGSTGSPSKFWAEWRDPWPKAESDFPDALSKGLWSLLEPSRLLDLIAHFIVFEKTESGTIKKMCRYQQFRAVNKIVERVIGNEHRRGLIWHTQGSGKSLTMVFAALKLKTHLTVASPELTNPNIMVLTDRVDLHDQISGTFAACGLPNPVAVESISELRALIGKGTDGLTILSTIFKFQGSQEPIPNSKNWIVMVDECHRTQEKDLGAYLRKTMPEARFFGFTGTPIKKNDKDTYANFGVVGEGYLDKYGIDDAVADGATVPIYYTGRKTDWHIDEAKIDILFDNWFADLPEGKLAEVKKRGVKITDLVKHPKRIDLIAYDLWTHFKAYARPDGFKAQIVAIDREAVILYKQALDRVIAEDLIAQGIPAEEAKAQAAALSACVYSESQEDGKPSEDGHIQSIRADLKAQYLDQKAETAIKKAFSANGQNPEFLIVCDKLLTGFDAPIESVMYLDKPLKEHGLLQAIARTNRVANAQKKNGLIVDYIGVSAKLEEALSSYRADDVKNAMQDLDDLRNQLRAAHAGVMAVMKGLKRQSGPSKDGLKAEFDQFANLLKTEDKWFEFRSKAREFIGLYEAVSPDPSVLEFTADLKWVAAFLQYGTQVFEKREAFDQQTYSRKIRDMLAQHLDATGLSVTVKLRHITDPEFWEDFETEGKTESDLKTAAIRKTTELRKVVTEKMAQNHHQYAKFSDRLRELLEKLDGAQLSWADKLKMAEEMAKDLDAEAKAHEGTGLSAEAYGILQVLKAFGAEGAAEDLAIRIEGLYTDDATAPPRWQEKDGLRRTLRQQVRGMAHEFGLKDLKAIPEHVEEFALKHFAKV; translated from the coding sequence ATGGCTGGAATGGAATGGCATCTGGCCGAGCAGCCGACCATCGAATGCCTGAATGGCATGGGCTACGCCTTTGTATCGCCTGCTGACCATCCCTCCTTGCGCGACGGCGACAATCAGGTTCTCTTCCGGCCACACCTCATTGCCGCGCTCCAGCGCATCAACGGTGTCTCAGAAGCTGACGCACAGGCGGCTTATGCGGAACTCGCGTCCGTCTCCGGCAACGAGGCATGGCTTTCAATCCTGCGCGGCAATTTCAGCCGCGTGGTGCAGGGCGAGGCCACGCACCGGACGTTGCGAGTTATCGATTTCCTGAATCCTCAGAACAACCTATTCACCGTCACGCACCAGTTCCGGGTCAAGGCCGAGAAGACCCGGGTCGCCGACATGGTGATCCATGTGAACGGCATTCCGCTGGTTGTGATCGAGTGCAAGAGCCCGATCAACGCCAAGGACAAGACCGGCGAAGCGTTCGAGCAGATCAAGCAATACGAGCAGGATATCCCGCGCCTGTTCCTCTCGAACGGCTTCAACATCGTCACGGACGGTACCAACTGCCTCTACGGCTCGACCGGCAGCCCCTCGAAGTTCTGGGCCGAATGGCGCGATCCATGGCCCAAGGCGGAATCGGATTTCCCGGATGCGCTCTCGAAAGGGCTCTGGAGCCTTCTGGAACCATCCCGCCTTCTCGACCTGATCGCCCACTTCATCGTGTTCGAGAAGACCGAGAGCGGCACGATCAAGAAGATGTGCCGCTATCAGCAGTTCCGGGCGGTCAACAAGATCGTCGAGCGGGTGATCGGCAACGAGCATCGGCGCGGCCTGATCTGGCACACGCAAGGATCGGGCAAGTCGCTGACCATGGTGTTCGCAGCCCTCAAGCTGAAGACGCACCTGACCGTCGCCTCGCCTGAACTGACCAACCCCAACATCATGGTGCTGACCGACCGCGTGGACCTGCACGACCAGATCAGCGGCACCTTCGCGGCCTGCGGCCTGCCGAACCCGGTCGCGGTCGAGAGCATTTCCGAGCTTCGCGCCCTCATCGGCAAAGGCACGGACGGTCTGACGATCCTTTCCACCATCTTCAAGTTCCAGGGCTCGCAAGAGCCGATCCCGAATTCAAAGAACTGGATCGTGATGGTGGACGAGTGCCACCGTACCCAGGAAAAGGACCTCGGGGCGTATCTCCGCAAGACCATGCCTGAAGCACGGTTCTTCGGCTTCACCGGCACTCCGATCAAGAAGAACGACAAGGACACCTACGCGAACTTCGGCGTGGTAGGCGAAGGCTACCTCGACAAGTATGGCATAGATGATGCCGTGGCCGATGGCGCGACGGTGCCGATCTACTACACGGGCCGCAAGACAGACTGGCACATTGACGAGGCCAAGATCGACATCCTCTTCGACAACTGGTTCGCGGACCTGCCCGAGGGCAAGCTGGCAGAGGTCAAGAAGCGCGGCGTGAAGATCACCGATCTGGTGAAGCACCCCAAGCGGATTGACTTGATCGCCTACGATCTCTGGACCCACTTCAAGGCATACGCCCGGCCCGATGGATTCAAGGCCCAGATCGTCGCCATCGACCGCGAAGCGGTCATTCTCTACAAACAGGCGCTCGACCGGGTGATTGCCGAGGACCTGATCGCGCAGGGTATTCCAGCCGAGGAGGCCAAGGCCCAGGCGGCGGCCTTGTCGGCCTGCGTCTATTCGGAATCCCAGGAAGACGGGAAGCCGAGCGAGGATGGGCACATCCAGAGCATTCGCGCAGACCTCAAAGCCCAGTATCTCGACCAGAAGGCCGAGACCGCGATCAAGAAGGCATTCAGCGCAAACGGGCAGAATCCAGAATTCCTGATCGTGTGCGACAAGCTCCTGACCGGGTTCGACGCGCCCATCGAATCCGTCATGTACCTGGACAAGCCACTCAAGGAGCACGGCCTGCTCCAGGCCATCGCCCGCACCAACCGGGTGGCGAATGCCCAGAAGAAGAACGGCCTGATCGTCGATTACATCGGCGTCTCGGCCAAGCTGGAGGAGGCTCTCTCCTCCTACCGGGCCGACGACGTGAAGAATGCCATGCAGGACCTCGACGATCTGCGCAATCAGCTTCGCGCGGCTCATGCCGGTGTCATGGCGGTGATGAAGGGCCTGAAGCGGCAGAGCGGCCCGTCCAAGGACGGATTGAAGGCGGAATTCGACCAATTCGCGAACCTCCTCAAGACCGAGGACAAATGGTTCGAGTTTCGCAGTAAGGCACGGGAGTTCATCGGCCTCTATGAAGCCGTGAGCCCCGATCCGAGTGTGCTGGAATTCACCGCCGACCTGAAATGGGTGGCGGCGTTCCTGCAATACGGCACCCAAGTCTTCGAGAAGCGGGAAGCCTTCGACCAGCAGACCTATAGCCGCAAAATCCGGGACATGCTGGCGCAGCACCTCGACGCCACGGGGCTCAGCGTCACGGTGAAGCTGCGTCACATCACCGACCCGGAGTTCTGGGAGGACTTCGAGACCGAGGGCAAGACCGAGAGCGACCTGAAGACGGCGGCGATCCGCAAGACGACCGAACTGCGCAAGGTCGTGACCGAGAAGATGGCGCAGAACCATCACCAATACGCCAAGTTCTCCGACCGGCTGCGGGAGCTTCTGGAGAAGCTCGACGGAGCCCAATTGTCCTGGGCGGACAAGCTTAAGATGGCCGAGGAAATGGCGAAAGACCTGGATGCCGAGGCGAAAGCCCACGAGGGCACCGGCCTGTCAGCGGAAGCCTATGGCATTCTCCAAGTCTTGAAGGCATTCGGGGCTGAAGGGGCTGCCGAGGATTTGGCGATCCGGATCGAGGGACTCTATACCGACGATGCCACCGCTCCGCCGCGATGGCAGGAGAAGGATGGCCTGCGCCGAACCCTGCGCCAGCAGGTTCGGGGTATGGCCCACGAATTCGGCCTGAAGGACCTCAAGGCCATCCCCGAGCACGTGGAAGAATTCGCTCTCAAGCACTTCGCCAAGGTCTGA